A DNA window from Thiothrix subterranea contains the following coding sequences:
- a CDS encoding site-2 protease family protein, with protein MEGMDIGYVIRLIVAGAIPVLFAITLHEVAHGWVANKLGDSTAKMLGRLTINPLKHIDPIGTVALPLGMLLMSMLTMGQPFAFGWAKPIPVNTRNLHNPRRDMAIVAVAGPLSNLLMALFWVLMMPVFMAVIPDANIADGFVTMAQIGLVFNLVLLVLNLLPIPPLDGGRVLAGLVPRGVADVLDKIEPYGFPILIVLLLLGVLDQIIGPIIGTLYGLLISII; from the coding sequence ATGGAAGGTATGGATATAGGTTATGTCATTCGCCTGATTGTGGCGGGGGCGATTCCGGTATTGTTTGCGATTACCCTGCACGAAGTGGCGCACGGTTGGGTTGCCAATAAACTTGGCGATAGCACGGCGAAAATGCTGGGGCGTTTGACCATTAATCCCCTCAAACACATTGATCCGATTGGCACGGTGGCATTACCTTTGGGGATGTTGCTGATGTCGATGCTAACCATGGGGCAACCGTTCGCCTTTGGTTGGGCAAAACCGATTCCGGTAAATACGCGCAATTTACACAATCCACGCCGCGATATGGCGATTGTGGCGGTAGCCGGTCCGCTGTCTAATTTGCTGATGGCGTTGTTTTGGGTGCTGATGATGCCGGTTTTTATGGCAGTGATACCCGATGCCAATATTGCCGATGGTTTTGTCACCATGGCGCAAATCGGTTTGGTGTTTAACTTGGTATTGCTGGTGCTGAACTTATTGCCGATACCGCCGTTGGATGGAGGGCGCGTGTTAGCAGGTTTGGTGCCGCGTGGTGTGGCCGATGTATTGGATAAAATTGAACCCTATGGCTTTCCGATTCTGATTGTTTTGTTACTTCTGGGTGTACTAGACCAGATTATCGGGCCGATTATTGGTACACTTTACGGTTTGCTTATCTCCATTATTTGA
- the ygfZ gene encoding CAF17-like 4Fe-4S cluster assembly/insertion protein YgfZ, producing the protein MKADWKNFLIDHGAEFAGDSLISFGNPERERRIPPQGAILCDLAHFGLISVSGEDATTFLQGQLTNDINQVSDIQSQLSAYCTPKGRALATFFITKRQGIYYLSVARDLLEPILKRLRMYVMRSKVVLEDASASLVHFGFAAPDGDKRLQEILGKAPAQAYETLQINSLTIMRQPAPIPRFKILGELDEARKLWERLNVNAACVGRSSWEYFNVMSGVPMVTQASSEAWVPQMLNMHLINGVSFTKGCFPGQEIVARLKYLGKSKRQMYRIGIPHCVNVPTIGTNLASDTDAEAGTILNATLNSDGYVEALAVMKIAEATKPLHLGEYKVNVLELPYALETE; encoded by the coding sequence ATGAAAGCAGACTGGAAAAACTTTCTTATTGATCACGGGGCAGAATTCGCAGGCGATTCACTCATCTCCTTTGGTAATCCCGAACGCGAACGCCGCATTCCGCCACAAGGCGCGATTCTTTGTGACCTCGCGCATTTCGGTCTAATCAGTGTCAGCGGTGAAGATGCCACCACATTTTTACAAGGGCAGTTGACCAACGACATTAACCAAGTCAGCGACATCCAATCCCAACTGAGTGCGTATTGCACCCCCAAAGGGCGGGCATTAGCGACGTTTTTCATTACCAAACGCCAAGGGATTTACTACCTCAGCGTAGCGCGTGATTTGCTCGAACCCATCCTCAAGCGCCTGCGTATGTACGTGATGCGCTCCAAAGTGGTGCTCGAAGATGCCAGTGCCAGCTTGGTACATTTTGGATTCGCCGCCCCCGACGGTGACAAGCGTTTGCAAGAAATCCTCGGAAAAGCACCGGCTCAGGCTTACGAAACCTTGCAAATCAATAGCCTGACGATTATGCGTCAACCGGCGCCAATTCCGCGCTTCAAGATTTTAGGCGAATTGGATGAAGCTCGAAAACTGTGGGAACGCCTCAACGTTAATGCCGCTTGCGTCGGGCGCAGCAGTTGGGAATATTTCAACGTCATGTCCGGCGTGCCAATGGTGACGCAAGCCAGCAGCGAAGCTTGGGTTCCGCAAATGTTGAACATGCACTTGATAAATGGCGTCAGCTTCACCAAAGGTTGTTTCCCCGGTCAGGAAATTGTCGCCCGTCTCAAATACCTGGGCAAAAGCAAACGCCAGATGTACCGGATTGGTATTCCACATTGCGTTAATGTCCCCACCATCGGCACCAACCTTGCCAGCGATACGGACGCAGAAGCAGGCACTATTCTCAATGCCACCCTGAATTCTGATGGTTACGTCGAAGCTTTAGCGGTAATGAAAATTGCAGAAGCAACCAAACCATTGCACTTGGGTGAATATAAGGTCAATGTTTTAGAATTGCCTTACGCGCTGGAAACCGAGTAA
- a CDS encoding glycosyltransferase, with protein MGNTMLYIITSLSVGGAQKALLNLASSNFSHDYAPVVIALVEVEGGVQQQFAAAGITVHVLGINRLAKLPWLLPRLFGLVRKIKPQVIHGWMHHGNLFATLAWWFAGCRPVLLWGMHHTPEKATLERAQHALVLKAGHWLSRFPHHIVYVSRRSMQRHAELGYAMQHAQVIANGIPLGNSREQAEHYASVRQELGIPANAQLIGSLTRYVPEKDIPNLLNAIRLYQDSGEDVHFLLAGEGMDAHNPALQPLLTALPDRAKVHLLGVRTDAQRLIAALDIATLSSQREAFPLFLAEAMALGVTCVATDVGDIAEFVADTGKIVPVADAVALASAWSNVLDQAPEQRECLGQQARQRVAARYSLNAVIQSYQQLLGTTPNTYSVSSA; from the coding sequence ATGGGCAACACGATGCTCTACATCATCACTTCCCTGAGTGTCGGTGGGGCGCAAAAAGCCTTGTTGAATTTGGCGAGTTCCAACTTTAGCCACGATTATGCGCCGGTGGTGATTGCGTTGGTGGAAGTCGAGGGTGGTGTGCAGCAACAGTTTGCCGCAGCGGGGATTACGGTGCATGTCTTGGGGATAAACCGGCTGGCGAAGTTACCTTGGTTGCTACCGCGTTTGTTTGGTTTGGTGCGGAAAATCAAGCCGCAAGTGATTCATGGCTGGATGCACCACGGTAATCTATTCGCGACGCTGGCATGGTGGTTCGCAGGTTGCCGCCCGGTATTGCTGTGGGGAATGCACCATACCCCGGAAAAAGCGACCTTGGAGCGGGCGCAACATGCGTTGGTACTCAAAGCAGGGCATTGGTTGTCACGTTTCCCGCATCACATTGTGTACGTGTCACGCCGCAGTATGCAGCGTCATGCGGAATTGGGTTATGCCATGCAACACGCGCAAGTGATTGCTAATGGGATTCCGTTGGGCAATAGCCGTGAACAGGCTGAGCATTACGCGAGTGTGCGTCAGGAATTAGGCATTCCGGCAAATGCGCAGTTGATTGGTAGCCTGACCCGTTACGTGCCGGAAAAAGATATTCCGAACTTGTTGAATGCGATTCGCCTTTATCAAGACAGTGGTGAGGATGTACATTTTTTATTAGCGGGTGAGGGGATGGATGCTCACAATCCAGCGCTGCAACCGTTGCTGACGGCATTGCCTGATCGTGCGAAGGTGCATTTGTTGGGGGTGCGGACTGATGCGCAACGCTTGATTGCCGCGTTGGATATTGCCACCTTGTCTTCACAGCGCGAGGCATTCCCACTATTTTTGGCAGAAGCGATGGCACTGGGTGTGACTTGTGTGGCAACCGATGTGGGCGATATTGCCGAATTTGTGGCAGATACCGGAAAGATTGTGCCAGTGGCTGATGCCGTAGCTTTAGCAAGCGCTTGGTCAAACGTGTTGGATCAAGCGCCTGAACAGCGCGAATGCTTGGGGCAACAAGCGCGACAACGGGTTGCCGCGCGTTACAGTTTGAATGCTGTTATTCAGTCATACCAGCAACTGCTAGGCACAACGCCTAACACTTACTCGGTTTCCAGCGCGTAA
- a CDS encoding YciI family protein, whose protein sequence is MLYVIIGDDVEHSLAQRLAARPAHLERLHALRDTGHLLLAGPNPAIDSNDPGEAGFSGSVIIAEFDSLKAAQRWADADPYVAAGVYQRVTVKPFKKVLP, encoded by the coding sequence ATGTTATATGTCATTATTGGCGACGATGTTGAACACAGTCTGGCGCAACGGCTTGCCGCCCGCCCAGCACATCTGGAACGGCTTCATGCGTTACGGGATACAGGCCATCTGCTACTCGCAGGCCCCAACCCCGCGATCGACAGTAACGATCCGGGTGAAGCGGGCTTCAGTGGCAGCGTGATCATTGCTGAATTCGACTCACTGAAAGCGGCACAACGCTGGGCAGACGCTGACCCTTACGTCGCAGCAGGGGTTTACCAGCGCGTTACCGTCAAACCGTTCAAAAAAGTTTTACCGTAA
- a CDS encoding septation protein A gives MKFLFDFFPVALFFLAYKFFAELPPAWIAAANQLPLMTLNQTEPKDAILLATLVIILATIVQNALYFALHRRFERMHLITLAILIVFGTLTLFLKDPIFIKWKVSIINWGFALAFLLSQYIGARKTLTERMMSSAIQVPAPVWITTNRLWVGFFVFIGVLNLVVAYAFSEEIWVDFKLFGVLGLTFAFIIAQVFYLQKHALETPENTTK, from the coding sequence ATGAAGTTCCTGTTTGACTTTTTCCCGGTTGCACTCTTCTTTCTGGCGTATAAGTTCTTTGCTGAACTGCCGCCCGCGTGGATTGCCGCCGCCAATCAGTTACCGCTGATGACACTTAACCAGACTGAACCGAAAGATGCCATCTTATTGGCGACACTGGTGATCATTTTGGCGACTATCGTGCAAAATGCCCTGTATTTTGCGCTGCACCGCCGCTTTGAACGGATGCATTTGATCACGTTAGCCATCCTGATTGTATTTGGCACGCTTACTTTATTCCTAAAAGACCCCATTTTTATTAAGTGGAAAGTCAGCATTATCAATTGGGGTTTCGCACTGGCTTTCTTGCTCAGTCAATACATAGGTGCTCGCAAAACCTTGACGGAGCGCATGATGTCGAGCGCGATTCAAGTTCCTGCCCCTGTTTGGATTACGACCAATCGGCTATGGGTAGGCTTTTTTGTCTTCATCGGCGTGCTCAATCTGGTTGTGGCTTACGCTTTCAGTGAAGAAATTTGGGTGGACTTCAAACTGTTCGGCGTCTTAGGGTTAACCTTTGCGTTCATCATTGCGCAAGTGTTCTACCTGCAAAAACACGCCCTTGAAACGCCCGAAAATACCACCAAATAG
- a CDS encoding peptidylprolyl isomerase has product MRFNKTTMIATGLVGLTLLATNLYAEDTTIVATVNGTDITQETLDTVVKMVGGMPGAQVDTKSVLDDLIITELARQEANKAGLVERQEIKDKIKDATDRLILNTWTQEKAASFKPSEDELKKAYEERTSGDKVEYKARHILMKTKEEAEGIIKELENKVDFADLAKKSSDGPSSTQGGDLGWFKASTMVKAFAEAVAKMEPGTITKEPVQTEFGWHVIKLEERRDVKPPEMEALKPQIEREYQQKKMLAYMDELKAKADIKVTLPAEAAKPAADAAPAATEAKPEEKK; this is encoded by the coding sequence ATGCGTTTTAACAAAACTACAATGATCGCAACCGGGCTGGTTGGATTAACGCTGCTGGCAACCAATCTGTATGCGGAAGACACAACCATTGTCGCAACCGTTAACGGTACAGACATTACCCAAGAAACTTTGGATACCGTCGTCAAAATGGTCGGCGGAATGCCCGGTGCACAAGTTGACACCAAATCGGTACTCGATGATCTGATTATCACCGAGTTAGCACGCCAAGAAGCGAACAAAGCGGGGCTGGTTGAACGTCAAGAAATCAAAGACAAAATCAAAGATGCCACCGATCGCCTGATCCTGAATACTTGGACACAGGAAAAAGCGGCTTCTTTCAAACCCAGCGAAGATGAGCTGAAAAAAGCCTACGAAGAACGCACCAGCGGCGACAAAGTGGAATATAAAGCCCGTCACATCCTGATGAAAACCAAGGAAGAAGCCGAAGGCATCATCAAAGAACTGGAAAACAAAGTCGATTTTGCTGATTTGGCCAAGAAATCTTCCGACGGCCCCTCTTCCACCCAAGGCGGCGATTTAGGCTGGTTCAAAGCCAGCACCATGGTCAAAGCGTTTGCTGAAGCAGTCGCCAAAATGGAACCCGGCACCATTACCAAAGAACCCGTGCAAACCGAATTCGGCTGGCACGTCATTAAGTTGGAAGAACGCCGTGACGTCAAACCACCAGAAATGGAAGCCTTGAAACCGCAAATCGAACGTGAATACCAACAGAAAAAAATGCTGGCCTACATGGACGAGTTAAAAGCCAAAGCAGACATCAAAGTCACGCTGCCAGCAGAAGCCGCTAAACCAGCCGCTGATGCAGCGCCTGCCGCGACAGAAGCTAAACCCGAAGAAAAGAAATAA
- a CDS encoding L-threonylcarbamoyladenylate synthase, with protein MSQYFQIHPENPQIRLIRQAVTIIRDGGVVVFPTDSSYAIGCHLGDKAAMERIQRIRRLDNKHNFTLVCRDLSEISLYGQVDNMNYRLIKSLTPGPYTFILQATREVPRRLQNPKRKTIGVRLPDHIVTQTLLQELNEPLMSSTLILPGDDLPMIDPYQIRLSLEHQVDLIIDGGFCGHEPTTVVDLMDARPVILREGKGNIDWLVEH; from the coding sequence ATGAGTCAGTATTTTCAAATTCATCCAGAAAACCCCCAGATACGCTTAATTCGCCAAGCGGTAACGATTATCCGCGACGGTGGCGTGGTGGTATTTCCAACCGATTCCAGTTATGCCATTGGTTGTCATTTGGGCGACAAGGCGGCGATGGAGCGTATTCAACGCATTCGTAGGCTGGATAATAAGCACAATTTCACCCTGGTTTGTCGGGATTTGTCAGAAATTTCCCTCTACGGTCAAGTGGATAATATGAATTATCGCCTGATTAAATCTTTGACACCGGGGCCTTACACCTTCATTCTACAGGCGACCCGCGAAGTGCCTCGGCGCTTGCAGAACCCTAAACGCAAAACCATTGGGGTGCGTTTGCCTGATCATATTGTGACGCAGACCCTGTTGCAGGAATTGAATGAGCCGTTGATGTCCAGCACCTTGATTTTACCCGGCGATGATTTGCCGATGATCGACCCTTACCAAATTCGGTTGTCGTTGGAACATCAAGTCGATTTGATCATTGACGGCGGTTTCTGCGGGCATGAACCCACTACCGTGGTGGATTTAATGGATGCCCGCCCCGTGATCTTGCGCGAAGGCAAGGGCAATATTGACTGGCTGGTGGAGCATTAA